In Brettanomyces bruxellensis chromosome 8, complete sequence, a genomic segment contains:
- the MET6 gene encoding methionine-synthesizing 5- methyltetrahydropteroyltriglutamate--homocysteine methyltransferase (BUSCO:EOG09260LBU), whose amino-acid sequence MVQSAVLGFPRIGAFRELKKSTEAYWNGKITADQLLATGKEIRAHNWKLQKGAGVDIIASNDFSFYDQILDLSALFNVIPSRYTKYNLPALDTYFAMARGLQRKATETTKAVDVPALEMVKWFDSNYHYVRPTFSHSTTFKLNGSKPVDEYLEAKALGIETRPVVAGPVSFLYLGKSDKDSLDLEPISLLEKLLPVYAELLKKLAAAGAKTVQIDEPTLVLDLPKNVQAAFKTAYDYLASVEGVPELILTTYFGDVTPNLDAIKGLKVAGFHFDFVRDPEQLESVASILNDKQILSVGIVDGRNIWKNDFASSIALVKKAIEKVGSDRVVVATSSSLLHTPVDLANEKKLDPEIKDWFSFATQKLDEVVTIAKAVSGADVTDKLAANAKSVKSRKEHEITNDSAVRKRMSEITDDLTHRKSPFPKRLAIQKEEFHLPLFPTTTIGSFPQTKEIRVTRNKFSKGKISEEEYTAFIKKQIQEVVKFQEDIGLDVLVHGEPERNDMVQYFGERLKGFAFTTNGWVQSYGSRYVRPPIIVGDVSRPGPMTVKTSVYAQSITKKPMKGMLTGPVTILRWSFPRDDVSQKTQALQLALSLRDEVEDLEKAGINVVQVDEPALREGLPLRAGAERSAYLKWAAESFRLATSGVKDSTQIHSHFCYSDLDPNHIKALDADVVSIEFSKKDDPNYIQEFANYPNHIGLGLFDIHSPRVPSEEEFVARIGEILKIYQPEKFWCNPDCGLKTRKWPETTASLTNMVAAAKYYRNKYAKKN is encoded by the coding sequence ATGGTTCAATCAGCAGTCCTAGGATTCCCAAGAATCGGAGCCTTCAGAGAGctcaaaaaaagcacagaaGCTTACTGGAACGGTAAGATTACTGCCGACCAGTTGTTGGCCACCGGAAAAGAGATCCGTGCACACAACTGGAAGTTGCAAAAAGGTGCCGGTGTGGATATCATTGCCTCGAACGACTTCTCGTTCTACGACCAAATCTTGGACTTGTCAGCACTCTTCAATGTGATCCCTTCAAGATACACCAAGTACAACTTGCCAGCCTTAGACACATACTTTGCAATGGCCAGAGGTTTGCAAAGAAAGGCCACCGAGACCACAAAGGCCGTTGATGTGCCAGCTTTGGAGATGGTGAAGTGGTTTGACTCGAACTACCACTATGTGAGACCTACATTCTCGCACTCGACCACATTCAAGTTGAACGGCTCCAAACCAGTCGATGAGTACTTGGAGGCCAAGGCCTTGGGTATTGAGACCAGGCCCGTTGTTGCCGGACCGGTTTCGTTCCTCTACTTGGGTAAATCCGACAAGGATTCGCTCGACTTGGAGCCAATCAGCTTGCTTGAGAAGCTTCTTCCTGTTTACGCAgagcttttgaagaagttggcaGCTGCCGGTGCCAAGACCGTCCAGATCGACGAGCCAACTCTCGTTTTGGACTTGCCAAAGAACGTCCAGGCTGCTTTCAAGACCGCCTACGACTACTTGGCTTCAGTTGAAGGTGTTCCGGAGTTGATTTTGACCACCTACTTCGGCGATGTCACACCAAACTTGGATGCCATCAAGGGCTTGAAGGTCGCTGGTTTCCACTTTGACTTTGTCAGAGACCCAGAGCAGCTTGAGTCTGTTGCTTCGATCCTCAACGACAAGCAGATCCTCTCTGTTGGTATTGTTGACGGTAGAAACATCTGGAAGAACGACTTTGCCTCATCCATCGCCTTGGTCAAGAAGGCCATTGAGAAGGTTGGTTCGGACAGAGTTGTTGTTGCCACGTCTTCCTCGTTGTTGCACACCCCAGTTGATCTTGCCAACGAGAAGAAACTCGACCCAGAGATCAAGGACTGGTTCTCGTTTGCCACTCAGAAGCTTGACGAGGTTGTGACGATTGCCAAGGCCGTTTCCGGAGCCGATGTCACCGACAAGTTGGCCGCAAACGCCAAATCCGTCAAGAGCAGAAAGGAGCACGAGATCACTAATGACTCGGCAGTCAGAAAGAGAATGAGCGAGATCACAGATGACCTCACACACAGAAAGTCGCCATTCCCAAAGAGATTGGCCATCCAGAAGGAGGAATTCCACTTGCCCCTCTTCCCAACCACCACCATTGGCTCTTTCCCACAGACCAAGGAGATCCGTGTCACAAGAAACAAGTTCTCCAAGGGTAAGATCTCCGAGGAGGAGTACACCGCCTTCATCAAGAAGCAGATCCAGGAAGTCGTCAAATTCCAGGAGGACATCGGTTTGGACGTTTTGGTTCACGGTGAGCCAGAAAGAAACGACATGGTCCAGTACTTCGGTGAGAGATTGAAAGGTTTCGCCTTCACCACCAACGGCTGGGTGCAGTCTTACGGTTCGCGTTACGTCAGACCTCCTATTATTGTCGGAGATGTGTCCAGACCAGGCCCAATGACCGTCAAGACCTCCGTATACGCACAATCCATCACCAAGAAGCCAATGAAGGGTATGCTTACTGGTCCAGTGACGATCTTGAGATGGTCTTTCCCAAGAGATGACGTCAGTCAGAAGACCCAGGCTTTGCAGCTCGCCCTCTCTTTGAGAGACGAGGTCGAGGACTTGGAAAAAGCTGGAATCAACGTCGTTCAGGTTGATGAGCCTGCCTTGAGAGAAGGTTTGCCTTTGAGAGCCGGTGCCGAGAGATCGGCATACTTGAAGTGGGCTGCCGAGTCGTTCAGACTGGCAACTTCCGGTGTCAAGGACTCCACCCAGATCCACTCTCACTTCTGCTACTCCGACTTGGATCCAAACCACATCAAGGCTTTGGATGCAGATGTTGTTTCCATCGAATTCTCCAAGAAGGACGATCCTAACTACATCCAGGAGTTCGCCAACTATCCAAACCACATCGGTTTGGGATTGTTCGACATCCACTCCCCAAGAGTTCCTTCCGAGGAGGAGTTCGTTGCCAGAATCGGCGAGATCTTGAAGATCTACCAGCCTGAGAAGTTCTGGTGCAACCCTGACTGTGGTTTGAAGACCAGAAAGTGGCCTGAGACCACCGCTTCTTTGACCAATATGGTTGCTGCTGCCAAGTACTACAGAAACAAGTACGCCAAGAAGAATTAA
- a CDS encoding uncharacterized protein (BUSCO:EOG0926423H), producing MSEDLLKQFEDVTSASHDIAEQYLARNGNDMAEALNDYYRDTEGRRPTPAAEPKEKSDRKFRSMAEIRDAEERPMEDDDDEKNFFTGGEKSGLQVENPDNQGNDDKEKSPMNLVEDLLKKAEREAGQPDTREPIKHPKAPKFKGAGYKLGSVEDKIESSKIEDPNAVNRPQIPEKVTRKITFWKEGFQVDEGKLYRYDDPANSQYLDELNQGRAPLGLLNVQMFQDVDVQVVKKLDESFKPPKRKAGGFIGEGRRLGSPIPGEPIVVGGLDSQKEKQQEKEEEQEEKQEEKKEEEGSGDARIQIRLAHGERIVHGFNSSDTVSAIFDFVADKTEDTRPWTLATTFPMKLLDTMKDQTIAESGLANSVVVQRHK from the coding sequence ATGTCGGAAGATTTGCTGAAGCAATTTGAAGATGTTACCAGTGCATCGCACGATATAGCGGAGCAGTATCTTGcaagaaatggaaatgatatGGCTGAAGCATTAAATGATTACTATCGTGATACTGAGGGAAGAAGACCAACACCTGCAGCAGAGCCAAAAGAGAAGTCAGATCGAAAATTCAGATCAATGGCTGAAATCAGGGATGCTGAGGAGCGTCCTatggaagatgatgatgatgagaagaaCTTCTTTACAGGAGGAGAGAAGTCAGGATTGCAGGTGGAGAATCCAGATAATCAGGGAAATGatgataaggaaaaaagcCCTATGAATCTTGTTGAGGACTTACTCAAGAAAGCTGAGCGGGAGGCTGGACAACCAGACACAAGAGAGCCGATAAAGCATCCTAAGGCACCAAAATTCAAAGGTGCGGGCTACAAGTTGGGATCCGTCGAGGATAAAATTGAATCTTCCAAAATTGAAGACCCCAATGCAGTTAACAGACCCCAGATCCCTGAAAAGGTTACCAGAAAGATTACATTTTGGAAGGAGGGCTTCCAGGTGGACGAAGGAAAGCTTTACAGATACGATGATCCTGCAAACAGCCAGTATTTAGACGAATTAAACCAGGGAAGAGCACCTCTTGGACTTTTAAACGTGCAAATGTTTCAGGATGTGGATGTCCAGGTGGTGAAAAAGCTTGATGAATCATTCAAGCCACCGAAGAGGAAGGCTGGCGGTTTTATCGGTGAGGGAAGAAGGCTTGGATCTCCTATTCCCGGTGAGCCGATAGTCGTTGGAGGACTGGATTcgcaaaaagaaaaacagcaggagaaggaggaagagcaagaggaaaagcaggaagaaaagaaagaggaggaagGAAGTGGTGATGCTAGAATTCAGATCAGACTTGCTCATGGAGAGAGAATTGTGCACGGATTCAATTCCAGCGATACCGTGTCTgcaatttttgattttgtcGCTGATAAAACTGAAGATACGAGACCTTGGACTCTTGCCACAACTTTCCCTATGAAGCTTCTTGATACTATGAAGGATCAAACCATTGCTGAATCAGGGCTTGCAAACTCGGTCGTTGTTCAAAGGCACAAATAA
- the TRP2 gene encoding anthranilate synthase component 1 (BUSCO:EOG09262L1P), translating to MSSIFDVRTTKNCASIEADRASFKKDEVPNLYPVYSYFSTEYLSPHLAYLKLARPGDKTVKRTPSFLFESTTNSEQVDRFSFMGVNPRKIIVTGPLAGKEVDPLTVLEKELKDIRQADLPGIPKLSGGAIGYISYDCIKYFEPTTKRPLKDVLKLPEAALMLFDEIVAFDDVFQRFQAIYNVHVDISDSKEVLQKRYALAEKELRRIESVLIDHKSPIPYPPQPPIKQGNTFKSNIGEDGYEHFVKELRSHIIKGDIIQAVPSQRVARPTSLHPFNIYRHLRTVNPSPYMFYMDYLDYQLVGASPELLVKSDINDKVITRPIAGTITRGKTTEEDDKFASQLKSSLKDRAEHVMLVDLARNDVNRVCDPKTTSVDKLLTIERFSHVMHLVSEVSGTLRPGKTRFDAFRSIFPAGTVSGAPKVRAMQLIGELEKEKRGVYAGAVGHWSYDGKSMDTCIALRTMVVKDGVAYLQAGGGIVYDSDPHDEYIETMNKMMANNSTIVEAENIWTRRLKNNSNESDDEKEN from the exons ATGTCTAGTATCTTTGACGTCAGAACGACCAAAAATTGTGCGTCGATCG AGGCAGATAGAGCCTCGTTCAAAAAGGATGAGGTGCCTAACCTCTACCCGGTGTACAGTTATTTTTCCACTGAATATCTATCTCCACATTTGGCCTACCTTAAATTGGCAAGACCTGGTGACAAAACGGTGAAAAGAACTCCTTCCTTCTTGTTTGAAAGTACCACAAACAGCGAGCAAGTTGACAGATTCTCGTTTATGGGTGTCAATCCCCGGAAAATCATTGTGACCGGTCCACTTGCAGGAAAAGAGGTTGATCCTCTTACTgttcttgaaaaagagcTGAAAGATATTCGGCAGGCTGATCTTCCCGGTATTCCAAAGCTTAGTGGTGGAGCCATTGGTTATATTTCGTATGATTGCATAAAGTACTTCGAGCCAACGACAAAGAGACCTTTGAAAGATGTCTTGAAACTTCCAGAAGCAGCGCTGATGCTTTTTGACGAAATTGTTGCATTTGACGACGTTTTTCAAAGATTCCAGGCCATCTACAATGTGCACGTGGACATTTCGGACTCAAAAGAAGTTCTTCAGAAGAGATATGCCCTTGCTGAGAAGGAGTTGAGAAGAATAGAGTCTGTTTTAATCGACCATAAGAGTCCAATTCCTTACCCTCCACAACCTCCGATCAAGCAGGGTAACACATTCAAATCTAACATTGGTGAGGATGGATATGAGCACTTTGTCAAAGAGCTCCGGTCACATATCATCAAGGGTGACATTATCCAGGCGGTGCCATCCCAGAGAGTTGCCAGACCTACATCTCTGCACCCATTTAACATCTACAGACACTTGCGGACCGTTAATCCATCTCCGTACATGTTCTACATGGATTATCTCGACTACCAGCTTGTTGGTGCCTCGCCAGAGTTGTTGGTGAAGTCAGATATAAACGACAAAGTGATCACTAGACCAATTGCTGGAACTATTACACGTGGAAAAACAACCGAGGAGGATGACAAGTTTGCTTCTCAGCTCAAGTCATCACTTAAGGATAGAGCAGAACACGTGATGTTGGTTGATCTTGCCAGAAACGATGTGAACCGTGTTTGTGATCCAAAGACAACCAGCGTGGATAAGTTGCTCACGATTGAGCGTTTCTCCCACGTGATGCATTTGGTTTCGGAAGTTAGTGGTACTTTGCGTCCAGGAAAAACAAGATTTGATGCCTTCAGATCAATTTTCCCAGCTGGTACTGTTTCCGGTGCTCCAAAGGTGAGAGCTATGCAGCTTATCGGTGAGttggagaaggagaaaagagGTGTTTATGCTGGTGCTGTGGGTCACTGGTCTTATGATGGAAAATCTATGGATACTTGTATTGCACTTAGAACAATGGTTGTGAAAGATGGTGTTGCATATTTGCAAGCAGGAGGTGGTATAGTTTACGATTCAGACCCTCACGACGAATACATAGAGACCATGAACAAGATGATGGCCAATAATAGCACCATCGTTGAGGCTGAGAACATCTGGACAAGAAGATTGAAGAATAACAGCAATGAGAGTGATGACGAGAAGGAAAACTGA